From a single Miscanthus floridulus cultivar M001 chromosome 8, ASM1932011v1, whole genome shotgun sequence genomic region:
- the LOC136470309 gene encoding uncharacterized protein — translation MSAGGSTDTDRIGEEAGGVVPGGGACGVGTAARSSVGIRAGGVGAASGRRGRGAARDAGAGIAASGRAVAVPGRGCRRRLATWTRSGLGRRGGRSGRLRCLDAAPGSGSPWRPSRFVPLPPPGLGLGFSIGVGNSEDRSSRSSTAAPALRVPLPGCDHASVVLSPRERDRRRPRAAAASISTEAGCSRSSVESGLRSSNAVVKAGVPPASMVFARSSLVAVATVTRSS, via the exons ATGAGCGCTGGAGGAAGCACTG ACACCGACCGCATCGGAGAGGAAGCGGGCGGCGTGGTTCCAGGCGGCGGAGCGTGCGGCGTGGGTACGGCGGCTCGAAGCAGCGTCGGCATCAGGGCGGGCGGAGTAGGTGCGGCATCGGGGCGACGTGGGCGCGGAGCGGCCCGGGACGCGGGGGCGGGCATCGCGGCATCAGGGCGGGCGGTGGCGGTGCCTGGCCGCGGCTGCCGGCGGCGCCTGGCGACATGGACGCGGAGCGGGCTGGGGCGCAGGGGTGGGCGGAGTGGGCGGCTCCGGTGCCTGGATGCAGCTCCTGGTAGCGGGTCTCCGTGGCGCCCGTCCCGCTTCGTCCCTCTACCGCCGCCGGGCCTGGGCCTCGGCTTctccatcggcgtgggcaacagcGAGGACCGGAGCAGCAGATCCTCCACGGCCGCTCCCGCGCTGCGCGTGCCACTCCCGGGCTGCGACCACGCCTCGGTGGTGCTCTCTCCGCGGGAGCGGGACAGGCGGcggccccgcgccgccgccgcttccattTCCACCGAGGCTGGGTGCTCACGGTCTAGCGTCGAGTCTGGCCTCCGCAGCTCCAACGCCGTCGTGAAGGCCGGGGTGCCGCCGGCCTCAATGGTGTTCGCAAGGTCTTCTCTGGTTGCTGTGGCCACGGTGACGAGGAGCAGCTGA
- the LOC136474250 gene encoding RAN GTPase-activating protein 2-like gives MDSTQDFQPRTFSIKLWPPSESTRLMLVERMTENLSTESIFSRKYGLLGKQEAHENAKRIEELCFASADEHFKRDPDGDGSSAVQLYAKETSKLMLEVLKKGPRSTAELEAPVADTPPVPADIVLDISGGKRAFIEAGEAKELLSPLTKPGNSYKRICFSNRSFGIGAAHVAGPILEAVKNQLTEVDISDFVAGRPEEEALDVMRIFSKALEGSVLRYLNISDNALGEKGVRAFSELLKSQESLEELYVMNDGISEEAAKALFELIPATEKLKVLHFHNNMTGDEGAMYIAEMVKRSPNVESFRCSATRIGSDGGVALSEALGTCTRLKKLDLRDNLFGVDAGLALSKTLPKLPDLVELYLSDLNLENEGTIAIAKALKQSAPQLEVLEIAGNEINAKAAPVLAECLAAMQSLKKLTLAENELKDDGAVIIAKSLDDGHTDLKELDVSTNMLQRVGARCFARAVAYKPAFVQLNMNGNFISDEGIDEVKDILKAGKKSLDVLGSLDENEPDGEPDDEEEDEDAEDNEDELDSKLQSVKVEQDD, from the coding sequence ATGGATTCAACACAAGATTTCCAACCCAGGACATTCTCTATAAAGTTGTGGCCACCAAGTGAAAGCACACGGCTCATGCTTGTTGAGAGGATGACAGAGAATCTGTCCACAGAGTCCATTTTCTCTCGCAAGTATGGTCTTTTGGGCAAGCAAGAGGCTCATGAGAATGCAAAAAGGATTGAAGAACTTTGCTTTGCCTCGGCTGATGAGCATTTCAAAAGGGATCCAGATGGCGATGGGAGTTCTGCTGTCCAGCTATATGCAAAGGAAACGAGCAAGCTGATGTTGGAAGTTCTGAAAAAAGGCCCAAGGAGTACTGCAGAACTGGAGGCACCTGTTGCTGATACGCCTCCTGTGCCTGCTGATATTGTACTAGATATATCTGGTGGCAAGCGTGCATTTATTGAGGCAGGTGAAGCAAAGGAACTGCTGAGTCCACTTACCAAACCAGGAAATTCGTATAAAAGAATTTGCTTTAGCAACAGGAGCTTTGGTATTGGCGCTGCTCATGTTGCTGGGCCAATTCTTGAGGCAGTTAAGAATCAGCTCACAGAGGTTGATATCTCAGATTTTGTGGCAGGAAGGCCTGAGGAGGAAGCCCTTGATGTGATGCGCATATTCTCCAAAGCATTAGAGGGTTCTGTCCTGAGATATCTGAACATCTCTGACAACGCTTTGGGTGAGAAGGGTGTCAGGGCATTCAGTGAGCTCCTGAAATCACAGGAATCCCTGGAAGAACTCTATGTGATGAATGATGGCATATCAGAGGAAGCTGCAAAAGCTCTATTTGAGCTTATTCCTGCAACTGAGAAGCTCAAGGTTCTTCACTTTCACAACAACATGACTGGAGATGAAGGTGCTATGTATATCGCTGAGATGGTTAAGCGTTCTCCAAATGTAGAGAGTTTCAGGTGCTCAGCAACAAGGATAGGATCTGATGGTGGAGTCGCATTGTCTGAGGCATTAGGGACATGCACTCGTCTGAAGAAACTTGATCTCAGGGACAACTTGTTTGGTGTTGATGCAGGGTTAGCTCTCAGCAAAACCCTTCCAAAGCTTCCTGATCTTGTCGAGCTTTATCTCAGTGATCTCAATCTCGAGAACGAGGGTACAATAGCAATTGCCAAAGCCCTCAAACAGTCGGCACCACAGTTGGAGGTCCTTGAAATTGCTGGAAATGAAATAAATGCAAAAGCAGCCCCGGTTTTGGCTGAATGCCTAGCAGCAATGCAGTCACTCAAGAAGCTGACCTTGGCTGAAAATGAACTTAAGGATGATGGTGCTGTGATAATTGCAAAATCATTGGATGATGGCCACACAGATCTCAAGGAACTTGATGTGAGCACAAATATGCTGCAGAGGGTTGGAGCTCGGTGCTTTGCGCGGGCAGTCGCATATAAACCAGCTTTTGTGCAACTGAACATGAATGGAAATTTCATCTCTGATGAAGGGATTGATGAGGTGAAGGACATTCTGAAGGCTGGTAAGAAATCCCTAGATGTGCTGGGCTCACTGGATGAGAATGAACCTGATGGAGAGCctgatgatgaggaagaggacgaggatgCTGAGGACAATGAGGACGAGCTGGATTCAAAGCTGCAGAGTGTGAAGGTTGAGCAGGATGATTGA